One genomic window of Mycteria americana isolate JAX WOST 10 ecotype Jacksonville Zoo and Gardens chromosome 6, USCA_MyAme_1.0, whole genome shotgun sequence includes the following:
- the SLC30A4 gene encoding putative proton-coupled zinc antiporter SLC30A4 isoform X5: protein MARPGLWTSIKSLLRRGEDPLFLNDSSAFDFSDEVGDEDFPRFNKLRVVVSDDASEAAPETPVNGAPLGLPSDDDSLLDRDIALRSARAGRPDPCSSCSSRRERSKQRKVKKRLTLAALLYLLFMTGELVGGYVANSLAIMTDALHMLTDLSGIILTLLALWLSAKSPTKRFTFGFHRLEWVFC, encoded by the exons ATGGCTCGGCCCGGCCTCTGGACGAGCATCAAGTCCCTGCTGCGGAGGGGCGAGGACCCCTTGTTCCTGAACGACTCCAGTGCCTTTGACTTCTCGGACGAGGTGGGGGACGAAGACTTTCCCCGGTTTAACAAGCTGCGCGTGGTGGTGTCGGACGACGCCTCGGAGGCGGCCCCGGAGACGCCGGTGAACGGGGCGCCCCTGGGCCTGCCCTCCGACGACGACTCCCTGCTGGACCGGGACATCGCCCTGCGCAGCGCCCGGGCCGGCCGGCCGGacccctgcagcagctgcagcagccggCGGGAGCGCTCCAAGCAGAGGAAGGTGAAGAAGCGGCTGACGCTCGCTGCCCTCCTCTACCTCCTCTTCATGACGGGGGAGCTCGTAG GTGGATATGTTGCTAACAGTCTAGCAATTATGACAGATGCACTTCATATGTTAACTGACCTTAGCGGTATTATTTTGACCCTGCTTGCTCTCTGGCTGTCTGCAAAATCTCCCACAAAGAGGTTCACTTTTGGATTTCATCGCTTAG